A part of Primulina eburnea isolate SZY01 chromosome 10, ASM2296580v1, whole genome shotgun sequence genomic DNA contains:
- the LOC140842664 gene encoding multiple C2 domain and transmembrane region protein 16 codes for MAVVRKLVVEVVDARNLLPKDGHGASSPYVVLDFHGQRRKTRAMIRDLNPVWNETLEFNVVKASEVFGDMLELDVFHDRILGPTTRNNFLGRVKLSSRQFVKKGEEALIYYPLEKKNWFSWIQGEIGLRIYFVDEIATPPPPPPPPAAPTPPPEEVKPDQTSATSDEKSPPAETDAAPPPPPSEAETTESPPAPPSEPPPAPPTESTVPPSPENPIPQAENRASPEDINSVDPPPQPTPPVDQHPDQVMASVEPGFVPQVRVNNINAPQPITRASSVSSFTSDRSDTPSLERSSFDLVEKMHYLFVRVVKARSLPTTGRPVVKITASGCHVISKPARKTNFYDWDQTFAFNRDAPDSSTILEISVWDPLNTTSSNDMAGHDFLGGICFDVGEIPLRDPPDSSLAPQWYRLEGGGAHRGDLMLATWIGTQADESFPDAWKTDTAGNPSSRSKVYQSPKLWYLRSSVIEAQNIETIIPLKESSFQIKVQLGFQVQKTRSMISSNGTLTWNEDLIFIAAEPFTENNLTFLLIESRQSKQHVIVGAATVPLASIERRVDDRNVASRWFTLEDPTAEKRVYKGRVHLRLCFDGGYHVMDEGAHFCSDYRPTARQLWKPPIGTLELGIIGCKNLLPMKSINGKGSTDAYAVAKYGNKWIRTRTITDSLDPKWNEQYTWRVYDPSTVLTLGVFDGWEVFGSNGFEEPARPDSRVGKVRIRVSTLAIGKVYRSIFPLFLLSPFGLKKMGEIELAVRFARLAPTLDFLHVYSKPMLPMMHHLKPIGMVQQDALRTTAVKIVSAHLLRSEPPLRHEVVTYMLDADSHMFSMRKVRANWLRIINVIAGVVDVFRWIDDTRSWKNSTGTLLVHALFVMLVWFPDLIVPTLAFYVFAIGAWNYRFHSKASLPHFDTKISLTESIDRDELDEEFDAMPCMRPEEMVRVRYDKLRMLGARVQTVLGDLATQGERVQALVTWRDPRATGIFVGLCFVVACILYLVPSKMVAMAFGFYYLRHPIFRDRMPSPALNFFRRLPSLVDRML; via the coding sequence ATGGCTGTTGTTCGGAAGCTTGTGGTTGAAGTTGTTGATGCAAGAAACCTTCTTCCAAAAGATGGCCATGGAGCTTCAAGTCCCTACGTGGTTCTTGATTTTCATGGGCAGCGGAGGAAGACGAGGGCCATGATTCGGGACCTGAATCCTGTGTGGAACGAAACGCTTGAGTTCAATGTTGTTAAAGCCTCCGAGGTATTTGGTGATATGCTGGAACTCGATGTCTTTCATGATCGAATTTTGGGGCCGACGACGAGGAATAATTTTCTGGGCAGGGTGAAGCTGAGTTCCAGGCAGTTTGTGAAGAAAGGTGAGGAGGCCTTGATTTATTATCCCCTGGAGAAGAAGAATTGGTTCAGTTGGATTCAGGGGGAAATTGGATTGAGAATTTACTTTGTTGACGAGATTGCGACTCCTCCTCCCCCTCCACCTCCTCCGGCGGCGCCAACTCCTCCACCTGAGGAGGTTAAGCCCGATCAAACTTCAGCTACGTCGGACGAAAAATCACCACCTGCAGAGACAGATGcagcaccaccaccaccaccttcaGAAGCGGAAACCACTGAATCTCCACCGGCGCCGCCATCGGAGCCACCACCTGCGCCACCAACAGAAAGTACAGTACCACCGTCTCCGGAAAATCCCATTCCACAAGCTGAAAACCGAGCTTCACCAGAAGACATCAATTCAGTGGATCCACCTCCACAGCCTACTCCACCCGTTGATCAACATCCAGATCAGGTGATGGCATCCGTAGAGCCAGGATTTGTTCCTCAGGTCAGAGTCAACAACATCAACGCTCCACAGCCAATCACTCGAGCATCATCCGTCAGCAGCTTTACTTCCGATCGATCGGACACACCATCACTCGAAAGGTCCTCGTTCGACTTGGTCGAGAAAATGCATTACCTTTTCGTCCGAGTGGTGAAGGCCCGATCGCTGCCAACCACCGGAAGACCGGTGGTGAAGATCACCGCATCGGGTTGCCACGTCATCTCCAAACCCGCTCGGAAAACAAATTTCTACGATTGGGATCAAACATTTGCTTTCAACCGGGACGCACCTGATTCCTCCACCATACTTGAGATTTCCGTGTGGGACCCGCTGAACACCACATCATCCAACGACATGGCAGGTCACGATTTCTTGGGTGGCATCTGCTTCGACGTGGGAGAAATCCCTTTGCGGGACCCACCAGATAGCTCGTTGGCCCCGCAGTGGTATCGCCTCGAGGGAGGCGGAGCCCACAGAGGAGACTTAATGCTCGCCACCTGGATCGGAACACAAGCCGACGAGTCGTTCCCCGATGCTTGGAAGACTGACACTGCCGGCAATCCAAGTTCAAGATCGAAAGTGTACCAGTCGCCTAAGTTGTGGTACCTCAGGTCGAGTGTAATCGAAGCACAAAATATCGAGACGATCATCCCTTTGAAAGAATCATCATTTCAGATCAAAGTTCAATTGGGATTTCAAGTCCAGAAAACGAGATCAATGATTAGTAGTAATGGAACACTAACATGGAATGAAGATTTAATCTTTATTGCAGCGGAACCATTCACCGAAAACAATCTGACATTTCTTTTGATAGAAAGCCGGCAATCGAAACAGCATGTGATAGTCGGTGCTGCAACTGTTCCGCTCGCGTCGATAGAAAGACGGGTGGACGATCGAAACGTGGCGTCTAGATGGTTCACTTTAGAAGATCCGACAGCGGAGAAGAGGGTTTATAAAGGTAGAGTCCACTTAAGGCTATGTTTCGACGGTGGATATCACGTGATGGATGAAGGAGCCCACTTTTGCAGCGATTATCGCCCAACCGCAAGGCAGCTTTGGAAACCTCCAATTGGAACACTGGAGCTAGGGATTATTGGATGCAAGAATTTGTTACCAATGAAATCAATTAATGGTAAAGGGTCTACCGATGCTTATGCTGTCGCTAAATATGGTAACAAATGGATCCGAACTCGTACAATTACGGATAGTTTGGATCCGAAATGGAACGAGCAGTACACATGGAGGGTCTATGATCCGTCCACGGTGTTGACATTAGGAGTATTTGATGGTTGGGAAGTGTTTGGATCTAATGGGTTTGAAGAGCCTGCCCGCCCCGATTCTCGTGTCGGAAAGGTTCGGATTCGAGTATCTACCTTGGCGATCGGGAAGGTGTACAGGAGTATCTTCCCGCTATTTTTGTTGTCACCGTTCGGTTTAAAGAAAATGGGAGAGATAGAACTAGCTGTTCGATTTGCACGTCTGGCTCCAACTCTTGATTTCTTGCACGTGTATTCAAAACCCATGTTGCCAATGATGCACCACTTGAAGCCGATTGGCATGGTTCAACAAGATGCACTGAGGACAACAGCTGTCAAGATAGTTTCCGCCCACTTATTGCGATCAGAGCCACCACTGAGACACGAGGTTGTTACATATATGCTAGATGCTGACTCGCACATGTTCAGCATGCGAAAGGTGCGCGCGAATTGGTTGAGGATCATCAATGTGATCGCAGGAGTAGTCGACGTGTTCAGATGGATAGACGACACGCGTTCTTGGAAGAACTCAACAGGGACGTTACTAGTACACGCATTGTTTGTGATGCTTGTGTGGTTTCCTGATTTAATTGTTCCCACGCTTGCGTTCTATGTCTTTGCGATTGGTGCATGGAACTACAGGTTCCATTCAAAAGCTTCATTGCCTCACTTTGACACAAAGATTTCACTAACAGAGTCGATCGACCGTGATGAGCTTGATGAAGAGTTCGATGCAATGCCTTGTATGAGGCCTGAAGAAATGGTACGTGTTAGATATGATAAGTTGCGAATGCTTGGGGCCCGTGTCCAGACAGTGTTGGGAGATCTTGCCACCCAAGGAGAGCGTGTGCAAGCATTGGTGACATGGCGGGATCCACGTGCCACGGGGATCTTTGTGGGATTATGCTTTGTTGTGGCGTGTATCTTGTATTTGGTTCCTTCAAAAATGGTGGCTATGGCATTTGGATTCTACTATCTTAGGCATCCAATATTCAGGGACCGAATGCCGTCACCGGCCCTCAATTTCTTCCGAAGGCTACCTTCACTTGTGGATCGGATGCTGTAG